From the genome of Brevundimonas sp. NIBR11:
CCGGCGCGGCCATGAAGAAGGTGAGCGGCGCGCGCCACGCCGCCTGATCGAGATGAGCATGACCCAGACCAACAGCCGCACCCGCTATCCCGGCCCGATCACCGAGGCGAAGAAGCACCCCCACGCCCTGGTCGACCAAGGCTTCGCCACCGACGAGGCCCTGGCCGAAATCCTGCACCGATACCCGGCCGAACTCTTCGACATCAATCTGTACGACTACGATGACGAGGGGCAGGTGAGCCTGCGCACCGGCGCGCGCGGCGGCCTGACGGGCGACCAGCTGCTGGCCGCGATCCAGGCCGGGCGTCTGTGGGTCAATCTGCGTCAGGCCGAGAAGGGCTGTCCGGACCTGTGGAACGCCGCCATGGGCGAGTTCGCCAAGATCCAGGCGACCTATCCCGGCATGCGGGCTGTGACCAACGCCGGCCAGCTGATCATCTCCTCGCCGGTCGCCAAGGTGCCCTACCATTTCGACGCTGCGGGCGTGGTGCTGTTCCATCTGCGCGGCCGGAAACGCCTCTTCATATATCCTGGCGACGAGGCCCATCTGCCGGAAAAGGCGATGGAGCAGGTGGTGGCCCGCCAGACGACCGAGGAGCTGCCCTATACCCGCGCCTTCGAGGCGGACGCCCAGGTCATGGATCTGGAGCCGGGCGAGGCCCTGACCTGGCCGCTCTATGCGCCGCACCGGGTCGAGAACCTCGACAAGTTCTGCGTCTCGCTGTCGATGGATTTCCAGACCTGGCCCACGCGGTTCAGGAACGGCGCCATCTACACCAACGCCGTGATCCGCAGCCGGGGAGGGCGCCCGCGCTTCACCGACGGCATGTCGACGCCTGAGCTCGCCGCCCGCTGGGCCGCCTCCCTGGCGCTGCGTCGCGTGGGGGGACTGAAGAGCCGCATCGAGCATTTCAAACGCGATTTCACCCCGGAAGTCGGCGCGGCCGATGGGGCAGGGGCCTTACAGACCTGACAGGTTTCTCCCTCCCACACGGGGGAGGGTGGTCGCGCAGCGACCGGGTGGGGGCGGCCGGAGATGCGGACGGGGGCCTGTGGGCTTGATCCTGTCGCCGCCACCCGACCTCCGCTTCGCTCCGGCCGCCCTCCCCCCAGAAGGAGGGAAAGGTCCTGCGAAGGTGAATTCGAGGTCATGACGTCGAGTTAAACTGACATCCGTCCATCGTGGGGTCAGGTTCGTCTCGTTCAGGAGAGGAAACCAAGCCATGAGAAAGACCGTCACCGCCGCCGCCGCCGTCGCCCTGCTGGCCGCCCTCGGCGCCGCCGCCCCGGCCTCGGCCAAGGCCGACCGCGAAGTCCGCATTCGCTACGCCGCCGCCCGGGTGGTGGTCATCGTCGAAAACCGCAACGACATCGCGGTCGAGATCGAACCCGGCTCCGGCAGCCTGCCCATGCCCACCGTGACTCGCTCGGGTGACGAGGTCCGCATCAACGGCAACCTCGGCCGCAACGCCTTCCGCCGCTGCCAGAGCGGCCCCGCCTCCGCCCGCCAGCCGGGGGAGGGCGCCTCGGTCGAGGTTCGCCGGCACGGCCGCGTCAACCTCTCGGCCGCGCCCCTGATCGTCGTCCGCACGCCGCCCGCCGTGGACGTCTCCAGCGAGGACTCGGCCGTGTTCGGCTCCATCGGCCGCGGCGCGACTTCGATCGAACTGGGCGCGGGCGGTTGCGGCGACTGGACCGTGGCCAACACCGCCGGCTCCTCGGACCTGTCCATCGGCGGCTCGGGCACCATCCGCGCCGGAACCTCGGCCAGACTGGAAGCCTCCATCGGCGGCTCGGGCAACATCTACGCCGGAGCCACCCGTGATCTGGACGCCTCGATCGGCGGCTCGGGTACGATCGTGGTGGCCAGCGCCACGGGCGAGGTCGATGCGTCCATCGGCGGCTCGGGCGACATCCGCGTCAACGGCGGCCGTCCCGCTTCGGTGGACGCTGCAATCGCGGGCTCGGGCGACATCACCATCACCGGCGACGCCGGGGCTCTGGACGCCTCCATCGCCGGCTCTGGCAACGTCACCGTGACCGGCACGGTCTCCAGCCTCGACGCCAGCCTGATCGGCGGCGGCGACGTCCGCGTCGGTCGGGTCACCGGCTCCGTCTCCCAGTCCGTCATGGGCGGAGGCCGAGTGAGAATCGGCAGCTGAGCCTCCTGAACTCAGTCTGCTGAAAAGAGACGGCCCGGGTGCGTGGAACCGCCCGGGTCGTCTTGCCATGCCTATTCTCAAAACGAATGATGCGCCGGGGAGCGCTTGCGTCAGAAATCGAGGTTGGGCGAAGTCGAACAGCGGTGTCAGGTTAGCCTCCCCGGACTGCGCCGGGCGAGATGCGATGATGATCAAAACCCTGCTCGCGGCCGCCGCCGTTCTGACCCTGTCCGGTTGCGCCATGGTCGCCCAGACCAGCGCCCCGCCTGCCGGCCTGTCCTGGTACGTCATCAGCCAGCTGAACAGCTTCTATGACGATCCCGAGGACCCCACCAACCGGCCGCCGCTCTTGACCGAGCCGCCCGCCGGCGTCGTCCGGGCGATGGACGTCAATGGCGACGGCGCCAACGACTGGGTCGTCGACTGGCCCGAAGGCGCCCAGTTTTGCGGCACGGGCGGCTGCCGCTACACCGTGTATCTGACGCACGGCCAGAACCTAGTCCGCGTCTTTGATCGACAGGTGCTCGATGGCCTAACCTTCTCCATGGCCGACGGAGAACCCCGGTTCGAGGGCAGCTTCCACCACGGCTCTTGCAACGATCGTCGTGACGACTGCCGCCTGGCCTGGGGGCTGGACTCCACGACGCGCACGCTGGTCCCGCGCCCATCGGCCAACGGCGACACCTTCTCTTCGCGGGATGAAGAGGGACCGATCGACGACATCTGGTCGGGCGAGGACTGATCGCCTTCAGAGCGTGAGAAAGTCGGTCAGACCGTCCCTGACCGCTTGACCAAATCGGAATCAAACGTCATAAGCGCCAACTCTTGTTGGACTGGCTGTGCGGGCAACCGCAGACGCAGTTCGCAGGAACGACCTAAGCGCCTGTTCTTTGCAGCTTCTTGGGACTTCACGGCCTTCGCGGGGGACTGCGTGGGCCGATCGTTTTTGCGAAGTGCGTACCTGAAGGGTTTCGACCCTTGGGCTCCGGTCTTTGAAATGGTTCACAGGACGCAGGTTCGCCTGCTTGGGAAATACGACCGATATGGATCAAAGCATCCGCATCAGGCTCAAGGCCTTTGATCACCGCGTCCTCGACTTTTCGACGCGCGAGATCGTGAACACGGCCAAGCGCACCGGCGCGACCGTTCGCGGTCCGATCCCGCTGCCGACCCTGATCGAAAAGTTCACCGTGAACCGCTCGCCGCACGTCGACAAGAAGTCGCGGGAGCAGTTTGAAATCCGCACGCACAAGCGTGTCCTCGACATCGTCGACCCCACCCCGCAGACCGTGGACGCGCTCATGAAGCTCGACCTGTCCGCCGGCGTGGACGTCGAGATCAAGATTTAAAGAAACAAAGGCGGGATCCGATATGCGCACGGGCGTGATCGCCAAGAAGCTGGGCATGACCCGCGTGTTCGCCGAAGACGGCGCGCACGTTCCGGTCACTGTGCTCCAGCTCGACGACTGTCAGGTCGTCGGCCAACGCACTCAGGAGCGGGACGGCTACGTCGCCCTGCAACTGGGCGCCGGGGTCAAGAAGGCAAAGAATACGAACAAGGCTCAACGCACGACCTTCGCCAACGCGGAAGTCGAGCCGAAGCACGTCGTCATGGAGTTCCACGTTTCGGAAGACGCCATGATCGACGTGGGAGCGACACTGTCGGCCGACCACTTCGTCGCCGGCCAGAAGGTCGACGTCCAGGCCGAGACGATCGGTAAGGGCTTCGCCGGCGCCATGAAGCGCTGGAACTTCGGCGGTCTGCGCGCCACGCACGGCGTGTCGCTGTCGCACCGCTCGCACGGCTCGACCGGTAACCGTCAGGACCCGGGCAAGACCTTCAAGGGCAAGAAGATGGCGGGTCATTACGGGACCGAAACCGTCACCACCCAGAACCTGACCGTCGTCCGCGTGGACGCCGAGCGCGGCCTGATCATGATCAAGGGCGCTGTCCCGGGTCACGAAGGCACGTGGGTCAAGGTCCGCGACGCGCACAAGAAGCCGTTCGCCGATCTGCCGTTCCCGGGTTCGTTCAAGACCAAGGGCGGCGCTGCTGCTGCTTCCGCTCCGGCCGAGACGCCGGCTGAAGAAGCTCCGGCCGTCGAAACCGTCGAAGGCGGTGAAGCGTAATGAAACTCTCGAGCATCAATCTGGACGGCAAGGCCCAGGGCGACGTTGAACTGTCGGACGCCGTCTTCGGCATCACCGACATTCGCGGCGACCTGCTGGCCCGTTACGTCAACTGGCAGCTGGCGAAGCGCCGCGCCGGCACCCACAAGGTTCAAACCCGCAACGAGAACTCTCGTACGGGCAAGAAGATGTACAAGCAGAAGGGCACCGGCGGCGCTCGTCACGGTTCGCGTCGCGCCCCGCAATTCGTCGGCGGTTCGCGCGCCTTCGGCCCGATCGTCCGCGACCACGGCTTCGACCTTCCCAAGAAGGTTCGCGCCCTGGCCCTGCGCCACGCCCTGTCGTCCAAGGCCAAGAGCGGCGACCTCGTCGTCGTCGACGCCCTGACGGTCAAGGACGCGAAGACCTCGGCCCTGCGCGAAACCTTCGGCAAGCTGGGCTGGACCCGCACGCTGATCATCGCCGGTCCGGAAGTCGACGAGAACTTCGCCCTGGCTTCGCGGAACATCCCGCAGATCCACGTGCTCCCGAATGCCGGCCTGAATGTCTATGACATCCTGCGCGCCGACAAACTGGTGCTCTCGAAGGCCGCCGTTGAGGCGATCGAAGCCCGCTACGCCGACTACGTTCCGTCGCGTCGCGAGCAAGCCGAGAAGGACGCCGCGTAATGGCTGCCCAACCTACCGCCAAACACTACGACACCATCCTTTCGCCGATCATCACCGAGAAGGCGACGATCCTGTCGGAGCAGAACAAGGTCGTGTTCCGCGTTGCCGGAACCTCGACCAAGGACGAGATCGCCGCTGCGGTCGAAAGCCTGTTCAAGGTCAACGTCCTGAAGGTCAACACCCTGGTTCAAAAGGGCAAGACCAAGCGCTTCCGCGGCATCATGGGCCGTCGGGTCGACATCAAAAAAGCGATCGTGACGCTGGCCGAAGGCCAGTCGATCGACGTCACCACGGGGCTCTAATCAGATGGCCTTGAAATCATACAATCCGACCTCGCCGGGCCGTCGCGCCCTGGTGCTGATCGACCGCTCGGAACTGCACAAGGGCCGTCCCGAGAAGTCGCTGACCGAAGGCCTGACCAAGTCGGGCGGCCGGGGCGCCGGCGGCCGTATCGCCGTCCGCTTCCGCGGCGGCGGCGCCAAGACCCTGTACCGCAAAATCGACTTCAAGCGTCGCAAGTTCCAGACGGCGACTGTCGAGCGGTTGGAATACGATCCGAACCGCACCGCCTTCATCGCCCTCATCACCTATGAGGACGGCGAAAAGGCCTACATCATCGCGCCGCAACGCCTCAAGGCGGGCGACGCGATCGTGGCCGGCGAGAAGACCGACGTTAAGCCGGGCAACGCCATGCCGCTGCGCTCGATCCCGGTCGGCACCATCATCCACTGCGTGGAAATGAAGCCGGGCAAGGGCGCTCAGCTGGCCCGCTCGGCCGGGGCCTACGCCCAACTGGTCGGTCGCGATCAGGGCTACGCCCAAATCCGTCTCGGCTCGGGCGAGCTGCGCATGGTCCTGGACGGCTGCATGGCCACGGTGGGCGCCGTATCGAACGCCGACCACATGAACCAGAACCTCGGCAAGGCCGGTCGCGTTCGCCACATGGGCTGGCGTCCGCACGTTCGCGGCGTCGCCATGAACCCGATCGACCACCCGCACGGTGGTGGTGAAGGCCGGACCTCTGGCGGTCGCACCCCGGTTACGCCGTGGGGCAAGGACACCAAGGGCACCCGCACCCGCAAGAACAAGGCGACGGACAAGTTCATCATCCGTACCCGCCACGTTAAGAAGGCTCGCTAAAGATGGCTCGTTCCTCCTGGAAAGGCCCGTTTGTCGACGGGTATCTGCTCAAGAAGGCCGACGCCGCTTCGACGTCGGGCCGCAAGGACGTGATCAAGACCTGGTCGCGCCGCTCCACCATCCTGCCGCAGTTCGTGGGCCTGACGTTCGGCGTCCACAACGGTCACAAGCACGTCCCCGTGCACGTGAACGAGGACATGGTCGGCATGAAGTTCGGCGAGTTCTCGCCGACCCGTTCGTTCCCCGGCCACGCCGCGGACAAGAAAGCGAAGCGGAAGTAAGATGCCCAAGACCAACAACACCCGTCGCGTCGGCGAGACCGAAGCGCGCGCCAAGCTGACGAACGTCCGGATCAGCCCTCAGAAGCTGAACCTGGTCGCCGCCTCGATCCGTGGCCTGCCCGTCCAGCGCGCGCTGAACGAGCTGGAGTTCAGCCGCAAGCGCATCTCGGACGACGTCCGCAAGGTCCTGTACTCGGCCGTCTCCAACGCCGAGAACAACCACAATCTCGACATCGACAATCTGATCGTGTCCGAGGCCTTCGTGGGCAAGAACCTGGTGATGAAGCGTTTCGCGAGCCGCGCTCGTGGTCGCTCGTCGCGTATCCTGAAACCGTTCAGCGAGATCACCATCGTGGTCCGTGAAGCCGGCGAGGCCGCCTGATATGGGTCAGAAAATCAATCCGATCGGTTTCCGCCTCGGCGTGAACCGCACGTGGGACAGCCGTTGGTTCGCCGACGGCGCCTCCTACTCGCGTCTGCTGCACCAGGACCTGAAGCTGCGCACGTGGCTCAAGGAACGCCTGAACGCCGCCGGCGTGTCGCGCATCATCATCGAGCGTCCGCACAAGAAGTGCCGCGTGACGATCTACGCCGCCCGTCCGGGCGTCGTGATCGGCAAGAAGGGCGCTGACATCGAGAAGCTGCGCAAGGACATCTCGGCCCGCACCGAAGGCGAAGTCCACCTGAACATCGTCGAGGTCCGCAAGCCCGAGACCGACGCTCAGCTGATCGCCGAGAACATCGCGCAGCAGCTGGAACGCCGTATCGCCTTCCGTCGCGCCATGAAGCGTTCGATGCAGTCGGCCATGCGTCTCGGCGCCAAGGGTGTCCGCATCAACGTCTCGGGCCGTCTCGGCGGCGCGGAAATCGCTCGTATGGAATGGTACCGCGAAGGTCGCGTGCCGCTTCACACCCTGCGCGCTGACATCGACTACGGCTTCATCGAAGCCAAGACGACCTACGGCATCATCGGCGTGAAGGTCTGGGTGTTCAAAGGTGAAGTGCTC
Proteins encoded in this window:
- a CDS encoding cupin-like domain-containing protein, whose product is MTQTNSRTRYPGPITEAKKHPHALVDQGFATDEALAEILHRYPAELFDINLYDYDDEGQVSLRTGARGGLTGDQLLAAIQAGRLWVNLRQAEKGCPDLWNAAMGEFAKIQATYPGMRAVTNAGQLIISSPVAKVPYHFDAAGVVLFHLRGRKRLFIYPGDEAHLPEKAMEQVVARQTTEELPYTRAFEADAQVMDLEPGEALTWPLYAPHRVENLDKFCVSLSMDFQTWPTRFRNGAIYTNAVIRSRGGRPRFTDGMSTPELAARWAASLALRRVGGLKSRIEHFKRDFTPEVGAADGAGALQT
- a CDS encoding DUF2807 domain-containing protein; this translates as MRKTVTAAAAVALLAALGAAAPASAKADREVRIRYAAARVVVIVENRNDIAVEIEPGSGSLPMPTVTRSGDEVRINGNLGRNAFRRCQSGPASARQPGEGASVEVRRHGRVNLSAAPLIVVRTPPAVDVSSEDSAVFGSIGRGATSIELGAGGCGDWTVANTAGSSDLSIGGSGTIRAGTSARLEASIGGSGNIYAGATRDLDASIGGSGTIVVASATGEVDASIGGSGDIRVNGGRPASVDAAIAGSGDITITGDAGALDASIAGSGNVTVTGTVSSLDASLIGGGDVRVGRVTGSVSQSVMGGGRVRIGS
- the rpsJ gene encoding 30S ribosomal protein S10, yielding MDQSIRIRLKAFDHRVLDFSTREIVNTAKRTGATVRGPIPLPTLIEKFTVNRSPHVDKKSREQFEIRTHKRVLDIVDPTPQTVDALMKLDLSAGVDVEIKI
- the rplC gene encoding 50S ribosomal protein L3, translating into MRTGVIAKKLGMTRVFAEDGAHVPVTVLQLDDCQVVGQRTQERDGYVALQLGAGVKKAKNTNKAQRTTFANAEVEPKHVVMEFHVSEDAMIDVGATLSADHFVAGQKVDVQAETIGKGFAGAMKRWNFGGLRATHGVSLSHRSHGSTGNRQDPGKTFKGKKMAGHYGTETVTTQNLTVVRVDAERGLIMIKGAVPGHEGTWVKVRDAHKKPFADLPFPGSFKTKGGAAAASAPAETPAEEAPAVETVEGGEA
- the rplD gene encoding 50S ribosomal protein L4, whose product is MKLSSINLDGKAQGDVELSDAVFGITDIRGDLLARYVNWQLAKRRAGTHKVQTRNENSRTGKKMYKQKGTGGARHGSRRAPQFVGGSRAFGPIVRDHGFDLPKKVRALALRHALSSKAKSGDLVVVDALTVKDAKTSALRETFGKLGWTRTLIIAGPEVDENFALASRNIPQIHVLPNAGLNVYDILRADKLVLSKAAVEAIEARYADYVPSRREQAEKDAA
- a CDS encoding 50S ribosomal protein L23, coding for MAAQPTAKHYDTILSPIITEKATILSEQNKVVFRVAGTSTKDEIAAAVESLFKVNVLKVNTLVQKGKTKRFRGIMGRRVDIKKAIVTLAEGQSIDVTTGL
- the rplB gene encoding 50S ribosomal protein L2 gives rise to the protein MALKSYNPTSPGRRALVLIDRSELHKGRPEKSLTEGLTKSGGRGAGGRIAVRFRGGGAKTLYRKIDFKRRKFQTATVERLEYDPNRTAFIALITYEDGEKAYIIAPQRLKAGDAIVAGEKTDVKPGNAMPLRSIPVGTIIHCVEMKPGKGAQLARSAGAYAQLVGRDQGYAQIRLGSGELRMVLDGCMATVGAVSNADHMNQNLGKAGRVRHMGWRPHVRGVAMNPIDHPHGGGEGRTSGGRTPVTPWGKDTKGTRTRKNKATDKFIIRTRHVKKAR
- the rpsS gene encoding 30S ribosomal protein S19, whose product is MARSSWKGPFVDGYLLKKADAASTSGRKDVIKTWSRRSTILPQFVGLTFGVHNGHKHVPVHVNEDMVGMKFGEFSPTRSFPGHAADKKAKRK
- the rplV gene encoding 50S ribosomal protein L22, which encodes MPKTNNTRRVGETEARAKLTNVRISPQKLNLVAASIRGLPVQRALNELEFSRKRISDDVRKVLYSAVSNAENNHNLDIDNLIVSEAFVGKNLVMKRFASRARGRSSRILKPFSEITIVVREAGEAA
- the rpsC gene encoding 30S ribosomal protein S3 produces the protein MGQKINPIGFRLGVNRTWDSRWFADGASYSRLLHQDLKLRTWLKERLNAAGVSRIIIERPHKKCRVTIYAARPGVVIGKKGADIEKLRKDISARTEGEVHLNIVEVRKPETDAQLIAENIAQQLERRIAFRRAMKRSMQSAMRLGAKGVRINVSGRLGGAEIARMEWYREGRVPLHTLRADIDYGFIEAKTTYGIIGVKVWVFKGEVLEHDPMAQDKRWAQEAAGPSSNEGRERGGPRGDRGPRRGREG